Genomic segment of Drosophila takahashii strain IR98-3 E-12201 chromosome X, DtakHiC1v2, whole genome shotgun sequence:
GCCCCACTATCCGGGCACCAGGAAGATCAAGGAGTTCGCCTTCATCGAGTTCGAGAAGAGCGGCTCCGTGGAGAAGGCGGTGAAGGCATTTGCTCAGATCCAGGGCGTTCTTTCGCTGGAAACCGATCCTGGAGAGCTGGCCAGCGTGCGTTccttccagcagcagcaaaagcagcaggagcagcagccgccgGAGGAGGCCAGTGATACCGTGGAGCCGCTGAAGCGAAATCTTAAGAGGGAGGCTGCCGAGAAAGAGGAGCCGCAGGAGGTGAAACGCCTCAAgctgcaggaggagcagcagcccaGCGAGGCCTCCACGGCGGAGGAGGAAACCGGCAGCGAaacggaggaggcggaggaaaAGACAGAGGGCGAGGCGGCTACCAAGAAGCGGCGACGCAAACGCAAGAAGAAGGCAATCGTAGACAAGCCGAACATTGAACCCAGCGCTCTGGAGCTCAAGGTGCTGCCCAAGACCAGCTGGAGCAGTCTGCGCAACAAGTACTTGAATCTGCAGCGTCGCCTGATCAGCGAGGCCAAGGCGAAGCTCTGGCGGGAGCAGCATccccatcagcagcagcagccgctgcACCACCAAAACCATCCCAAACCCTCGTCGCAGCTGCCCGAGGCGGTTAAGGAGGAGGAATCGGGTGTGGAGGTGCTAAGCGATGGCGGAGAACCCGCCGGAGATGCAGTTCCTGTACCTGCGAAGCGCCGCAAGGCAGTGCACAAGATGAACATGAATTTCTACGGCGCCGGCGGCGTGGAGTCCACCAAATCCGAGGAGCCCTCGCAGGAACGCACGCCCCTCTTCAAATACGAACCGGGATTAATTGTGGAGTGCTGCCTCCTCGAACCCTGCGCGAATGTCAAGGAGTTCAAGGCCGACATGCGTCAGTATACGGACATCAAGTACGTGGACATCAGGGAGGGCGATCAGGTGGCCCAGCTGCGCATGGCCACGCCCGCCGCCGCCGAGGAACTGGTGCGCCAGGTGAGCTGCGCCGAGCGGCAGCTCAAAGTGCTGGCCGGCCAGCAAGAGACGCTCTATTGGCGCAAAATCGAACAGGATCGCGAGGCGAAGCTCTCGAAGAAGGTGCGCGTCCAGCAGAAACGCGGTCGCGAGAAGGTCTCCAAGCTGCTGGCCAAGCACATCAAGTTCGATGACGCGGATGATGATGTGCAGGCGGCCGCCATGGATTGAGGGGGTTTACAAAGGGGTTTCAGAAGATTTAAGTAAGCACtggtacatttaaaaatagaagaaaaatgTCTGTgaagtaatttttatttttaaaagcaactGGAGAGAAAAAGGATAAAATAAATCGGCTGATTTATGCGAACCTATTCCCAATActttaaattacagaaaaaataaaaatagaagaaatatgtctgtgaaaaaatttaatttttaaaagcaacTGCCaagaaaaatgaataaataaataggctGATTTAAGCGAACTTATTCAAAAtacttttcatttaaaatacagAAAAGTAGCAGtagaacatttaaaaaaagaagaaaaatgtcTGTAaaggaatttcatttttaaaagcaacTGCCgaggaaaattaataaataaatcggcTGATTTAagcgaaaaattaattaataccaATACTTATCAATTAGAATACAGAAAAGTAGCAGTAGTACATTTAAtaatagaagaaaaaatagaaaatgtctgtaagagaatttaatttttaaaaatgaattaaaccaACTAATTTCCaatactttatatatttttttataaaaatatagacaGAGATCTTACAGGAATAAGAAAGAGATGGCTATAATATCTCTTTCGCCTTTTTATTGGTACGATCAATGGATAATACATAATATTCTTAATAGATTAcacttttcaattatttatgtaCAAGCTTCTAATTGAAGAATTCTCGTTAAAATtgctatattatttaatggttAAATATGCCCTCGTATTTATTTACATGGTAATGGAAACATTTAGCTTATGATCTAAACTTTTGGCCTACAGTCTTCCCCGTGGATTCCCTTTCCCTGGTTATCCTAGTAATCCCAGCTTATATATACAGCGAACCATCCGCTGGCCCTAGATAATGCATCGAAATGAGCAGGACATCGATGATGGTCCACACGCCGAGGCCGCCGAAGCTGAACAGCTTGCCGATCCCCTCCTGCCAGTGGCCCAAATAGAAGCGATCCGCCCCAAAGCCACCGAGAGTGAGGCTAATTAAGAGGGCAGTGCTCCATCGATAGCCCTGCGTCCAATTGCAGCGCAGATTGCGGGTGAAGGATCGATTGCCCAGACAGAGGACATCCTGGTGAACCGTGCAGTTGGTCCTGAAGGGTTTATCCGAGGCGGAGTTGCAGCTGGAACGCTGGCCGCAGCTCTGTTGCCACATCTCCGTTTGGTAGCAGTAGCGGCAGTTCATCTGCCGCTGGAACTGCCGCTCCCCTTGGCACTGGACATTCTGGATCACCTCGCAGGTGACATTCACATCCCGACCGTAAATGCAGCCGTGGTTGTAGTTGCAACGAATGCAGGGGAAATGCAGGCGATCGCAGGGCGTCTCCTTGTCGTAGGGGCACagcatgttgttgttgttgctgttgccattgctgctgctgctgctgtaggCGGTGATGTTGTCCAGGAGTCCACCTGTTgctccgccgcctcctccgctgcctcctcctccactgCTTTTAACCACCACTGGCGGCACATACACCTCGTTCTCGTTGGGATTCCCATTGCTCGCATTGCTGTTGTCCTTGTGGTCGCCCTTCGCGTCCGACAAATCCATCTGGTTGCCTCCGCTGGCCGTCTCGCTGTTCCTGATCCCCGTCAGCACGAAGATCGCGATGAGCACGATGGCCGATCGCATGTTGACCACAATGCACTGCCGTTGGAGCCTCATTTTTGGGCCACGAAAAGCGGtatgttattgttattttggTTTCGATGGGTGCGGGTGCTCCGAGTTCTGGTGGCAGTGTAGGACCGTACACGCGTGGCACGAAAATACCGAAAACCGCGAAgggaattaaatattaaatatttgtttaaggtTCCAGACTGAAGAATTTgcgaatatatttatttatataaagctagcttaggggctgtccatatattacgtaatcacgtttttggtgatttttgaccccctcccccccctggtgatcaaacgtaatcattcaataaagccaccccccccccccaatgattacgtaatcccaagaataaaattttttttgttttaatctatgGATTCAAACtgagatgcaacccaatcttatatattgtttataaatggagtttggtatgacacattcggttcgtctacgctgaaattatctccaacatactcttcgtcaagccattccaggtcttcgcgtccttcgtgtgattgaaccactaaacattttctttttcgccgcccagccactaaaaaaattttttctctgctttcctatctaagtttgtagatataattaaaggaaacaagtttttaaataaattctttaaataaaaaaatgtatataaaatgattacgtaatcattgtgcaagaccccccctccccatgtaatcaaacataatcatttcaatgaccccctcccccccctaggtgattacgtaatatatggacagccccttaaagtaaaaatataagCTAACTAAATTATGATCTCTTTAGCTCGTCTGAGGTGTGGAATTAgttactttttttgttttatactaTTTAGATTTCGATTTTGTgcgaatatatttaaatagccCAGTGCATTAtaagcaatatttttttatataacctAAATGATGGTATGGTtaacaaaactaaaacaacTACCAGCTACAGAGCCTTTAACTatcttaattttaaggtgaactataaaatgtttttttgcatttacatacaattttattttgttgaataACATTTATAAATCATATTCATTTATGTTATTTATAAGGTGaacacaaaatgtttttaccaTTCATTGttaataaattgtatatttttgaataaatatttaagtaaacacaataaagtaacaataaattgaacattttcttttatgtGCCTGTTTGTCTGCTCCAAAACCGTCGAGGTATTTCCGCGGAATGTGGTCACACTGAATctgcaaacgaaaaaaaaaaccaaaaagtcGGCAAATTTTGCACCCGcagtttttgcaaaaatatcaCCGACTTTCCGTTTCTTATTGTTGTTAGAAATTAACGCTATATCGAGTGTGCAcaaaaagaaacaagaaacagTGCCAATTTACAAGCGGCTGGCGAAGAAAACGGAACTTTTGCACTGGGCCACCGCTTCATTCCCCCTCGTCGACGCCCCTCGCCCCTCATCCTCCTCTCTTCGGACGCCGCTGCTCGTCgtgcattttgttgttgttgtttca
This window contains:
- the Larp7 gene encoding la-related protein 7, whose product is MAAKSSEKEKGESQEPVTPAEKSEPAAASDPGELKAKEPATEEATPAKKDGGRKRKRHLFNSIRSQMEFYFGDANLSKDRFLRRYVEQDPYVPLEIFLTFNKIKTLTQDAEQIAKALSNSQLLELDETKLKVRRRTKLPDHRDVNDKTLYVEALPANATHDWLKEVFSRYGPVAYVSLPHYPGTRKIKEFAFIEFEKSGSVEKAVKAFAQIQGVLSLETDPGELASVRSFQQQQKQQEQQPPEEASDTVEPLKRNLKREAAEKEEPQEVKRLKLQEEQQPSEASTAEEETGSETEEAEEKTEGEAATKKRRRKRKKKAIVDKPNIEPSALELKVLPKTSWSSLRNKYLNLQRRLISEAKAKLWREQHPHQQQQPLHHQNHPKPSSQLPEAVKEEESGVEVLSDGGEPAGDAVPVPAKRRKAVHKMNMNFYGAGGVESTKSEEPSQERTPLFKYEPGLIVECCLLEPCANVKEFKADMRQYTDIKYVDIREGDQVAQLRMATPAAAEELVRQVSCAERQLKVLAGQQETLYWRKIEQDREAKLSKKVRVQQKRGREKVSKLLAKHIKFDDADDDVQAAAMD
- the amx gene encoding TM2 domain-containing protein almondex, with amino-acid sequence MRLQRQCIVVNMRSAIVLIAIFVLTGIRNSETASGGNQMDLSDAKGDHKDNSNASNGNPNENEVYVPPVVVKSSGGGGSGGGGGATGGLLDNITAYSSSSSNGNSNNNNMLCPYDKETPCDRLHFPCIRCNYNHGCIYGRDVNVTCEVIQNVQCQGERQFQRQMNCRYCYQTEMWQQSCGQRSSCNSASDKPFRTNCTVHQDVLCLGNRSFTRNLRCNWTQGYRWSTALLISLTLGGFGADRFYLGHWQEGIGKLFSFGGLGVWTIIDVLLISMHYLGPADGSLYI